From a region of the Pristis pectinata isolate sPriPec2 chromosome 2, sPriPec2.1.pri, whole genome shotgun sequence genome:
- the LOC127581216 gene encoding protein FAM214B isoform X2, whose translation MSEGNCKKHHWFNFMRNNSHHCKIHIFFCPWISKFLWCKIQQSMRHMHLETSQKEQSNNLSRQATSHADGSFQDTPMSDYRLDSSDVIPERGILAGYSENEVRIQKVYQLSIFSHLSNSSNSLEQRNCKRSIKRSVTELHPDLELELNQKRIHVHCKNSATLTESLNASHCGTDNDNLSEKNIGDYTDQQDVSFHDEEPIVHGSAQHFSHSGLHVIEHKDSQDSILIEDGDTGSPRNKLVPTTPTSEKEVQPITSTGLLSSEKTPSSLGHSSTISVRCTAKRKLLSPTNALGKDMCSGDEAPSVAKKCRIQLTNSIPVSCRSTDAKAAPFWNHLLPSSRDASKNSSDCISGARRLKNGLRLKSRHLRSAFAGESNKFSSRSSTSSSVSRSLLGNFEESLLNGRFAPSGRIEGFTAELGASGSYCPQHVTLPVDVSYYNISEHSAPSPFLGVINLESLGKKGYNVPKAGTIQVTLFNPNKTVVKMFLVTYDFSDMPPNHITLLRHRIFLVPVEENEGTCENMENSEVKRKVLCYLIHLRFQSSKSGKIYLHSDIRLLFSRKSSEVDAGIPYELKSFTEMPRNPKYSPRV comes from the exons ATGTCAGAGGGGAATTGTAAAAAGCACCATTGGTTCAACTTCATGAGGAATAACTCACACCATTGCAAAATACATATATTTTTCTGCCCTTGGATTTCAAAATTTCTGTGGTGTAAGATACAACAGTCCATGAGGCACATGCATCTGGAGACTTCTCAGAAAGAGCAGTCTAACAACTTGTCTCGGCAGGCTACAAGCCATGCAGATGGGAGCTTCCAAGATACACCAATGAGCGACTATCGCTTGGACTCTAGCGATGTCATCCCTGAAAGAGGAATTTTGGCAGGGTATAGTGAGAACGAGGTTAGAATTCAAAAAGTGTATCAACTTTCAATATTTTCTCACCTTTCTAACTCTTCAAATAGTTTGGAACAGAGAAATTGCAAACGGAGTATTAAAAGAAGTGTAACTGAACTTCATCCAGATCTTGAACTTGAACTCAATCAGAAAAGAATCCATGTGCACTGCAAAAATTCTGCCACGTTGACTGAAAGTCTAAATGCATCTCATTGTGGAACTGATAATGATAATCTTTCTGAAAAAAACATAGGTGACTATACAGATCAGCAAGATGTTAGTTTCCATGATGAAGAACCAATTGTGCATGGTTCTGCACAACACTTTTCTCACAGTGGTTTGCATGTTATTGAACATAAAGACTCCCAGGACAGTATTTTGATAGAAGATGGTGATACGGGCTCACCTAGAAATAAATTGGTGCCGACGACACCAACCTCCGAGAAAGAGGTTCAACCTATTACCAGTACTGGACTGCTATCATCTGAGAAAACGCCCTCCTCTTTAGGACACTCAAGTACAATCTCTGTCAGATGTACAGCTAAACGGAAGCTGCTATCACCAACAAATGCATTAGGGAAAGATATGTGCTCAGGGGATGAAGCCCCATCTGTTGCAAAGAAATGTAGGATTCAGTTAACTAATTCCATCCCAGTTTCTTGCAGAAGTACTGATGCTAAAGCAGCACCTTTCTGGAATCACTTACTTCCATCTTCAAGAGACGCATCCAAG AATTCTTCTGATTGCATCAGTGGTGCCAGAAGATTAAAGAATGGATTACGCCTGAAATC GAGACACCTACGGAGTGCATTTGCAGGAGAATCCAACAAGTTTTCATCAAGAAGCAGCACAAGTTCTTCTGTTAGTCGTTCTTTGCTTGGAAATTTTGAG gaatccttattaaatggcaggttTGCACCGTCAGGAAGAATTGAAGGTTTTACAGCTGAACTTGGGGCAAGTGGATCATATTGCCCACAGCATGTAACACTACCCGTGGATGTGTCTTACTATAATATTTCTGAACATAGTGCTCCATCACCGTTCCTG gGTGTGATAAATCTGGAATCTTTGGGAAAGAAGGGTTACAATGTCCCCAAGGCAGGAACCATCCAAGTG ACCTTATTCAACCCAAACAAAACTGTGGTGAAAATGTTTCTTGTAACATATGACTTCAGTGACATGCCACCAAACCACATTACACTTCTGCGCCACAGGATTTTTCTTGTACCAGTGGAAGAAAATGAAGGAACGTGTGAAAATATGGAAAACTCAGAAGTAAAAAGAAAAGTACTATGTTATCTGATTCATTTAAG GTTTCAAAGTTCAAAGTCTGGAAAAATCTACTTGCACAGTGATATTAGGCTGCTGTTTTCCCGAAAATCAAGTGAAGTGGATGCTGGAATACCATACGAGTTGAAATCATTTACAGAAATGCCAAGAAATCCAAAATATTCACCACGAGTTTAG
- the LOC127581216 gene encoding protein FAM214B isoform X1: MYLGDFLPYWADAWLELSNYAMSEGNCKKHHWFNFMRNNSHHCKIHIFFCPWISKFLWCKIQQSMRHMHLETSQKEQSNNLSRQATSHADGSFQDTPMSDYRLDSSDVIPERGILAGYSENEVRIQKVYQLSIFSHLSNSSNSLEQRNCKRSIKRSVTELHPDLELELNQKRIHVHCKNSATLTESLNASHCGTDNDNLSEKNIGDYTDQQDVSFHDEEPIVHGSAQHFSHSGLHVIEHKDSQDSILIEDGDTGSPRNKLVPTTPTSEKEVQPITSTGLLSSEKTPSSLGHSSTISVRCTAKRKLLSPTNALGKDMCSGDEAPSVAKKCRIQLTNSIPVSCRSTDAKAAPFWNHLLPSSRDASKNSSDCISGARRLKNGLRLKSRHLRSAFAGESNKFSSRSSTSSSVSRSLLGNFEESLLNGRFAPSGRIEGFTAELGASGSYCPQHVTLPVDVSYYNISEHSAPSPFLGVINLESLGKKGYNVPKAGTIQVTLFNPNKTVVKMFLVTYDFSDMPPNHITLLRHRIFLVPVEENEGTCENMENSEVKRKVLCYLIHLRFQSSKSGKIYLHSDIRLLFSRKSSEVDAGIPYELKSFTEMPRNPKYSPRV, from the exons aTGCTATGTCAGAGGGGAATTGTAAAAAGCACCATTGGTTCAACTTCATGAGGAATAACTCACACCATTGCAAAATACATATATTTTTCTGCCCTTGGATTTCAAAATTTCTGTGGTGTAAGATACAACAGTCCATGAGGCACATGCATCTGGAGACTTCTCAGAAAGAGCAGTCTAACAACTTGTCTCGGCAGGCTACAAGCCATGCAGATGGGAGCTTCCAAGATACACCAATGAGCGACTATCGCTTGGACTCTAGCGATGTCATCCCTGAAAGAGGAATTTTGGCAGGGTATAGTGAGAACGAGGTTAGAATTCAAAAAGTGTATCAACTTTCAATATTTTCTCACCTTTCTAACTCTTCAAATAGTTTGGAACAGAGAAATTGCAAACGGAGTATTAAAAGAAGTGTAACTGAACTTCATCCAGATCTTGAACTTGAACTCAATCAGAAAAGAATCCATGTGCACTGCAAAAATTCTGCCACGTTGACTGAAAGTCTAAATGCATCTCATTGTGGAACTGATAATGATAATCTTTCTGAAAAAAACATAGGTGACTATACAGATCAGCAAGATGTTAGTTTCCATGATGAAGAACCAATTGTGCATGGTTCTGCACAACACTTTTCTCACAGTGGTTTGCATGTTATTGAACATAAAGACTCCCAGGACAGTATTTTGATAGAAGATGGTGATACGGGCTCACCTAGAAATAAATTGGTGCCGACGACACCAACCTCCGAGAAAGAGGTTCAACCTATTACCAGTACTGGACTGCTATCATCTGAGAAAACGCCCTCCTCTTTAGGACACTCAAGTACAATCTCTGTCAGATGTACAGCTAAACGGAAGCTGCTATCACCAACAAATGCATTAGGGAAAGATATGTGCTCAGGGGATGAAGCCCCATCTGTTGCAAAGAAATGTAGGATTCAGTTAACTAATTCCATCCCAGTTTCTTGCAGAAGTACTGATGCTAAAGCAGCACCTTTCTGGAATCACTTACTTCCATCTTCAAGAGACGCATCCAAG AATTCTTCTGATTGCATCAGTGGTGCCAGAAGATTAAAGAATGGATTACGCCTGAAATC GAGACACCTACGGAGTGCATTTGCAGGAGAATCCAACAAGTTTTCATCAAGAAGCAGCACAAGTTCTTCTGTTAGTCGTTCTTTGCTTGGAAATTTTGAG gaatccttattaaatggcaggttTGCACCGTCAGGAAGAATTGAAGGTTTTACAGCTGAACTTGGGGCAAGTGGATCATATTGCCCACAGCATGTAACACTACCCGTGGATGTGTCTTACTATAATATTTCTGAACATAGTGCTCCATCACCGTTCCTG gGTGTGATAAATCTGGAATCTTTGGGAAAGAAGGGTTACAATGTCCCCAAGGCAGGAACCATCCAAGTG ACCTTATTCAACCCAAACAAAACTGTGGTGAAAATGTTTCTTGTAACATATGACTTCAGTGACATGCCACCAAACCACATTACACTTCTGCGCCACAGGATTTTTCTTGTACCAGTGGAAGAAAATGAAGGAACGTGTGAAAATATGGAAAACTCAGAAGTAAAAAGAAAAGTACTATGTTATCTGATTCATTTAAG GTTTCAAAGTTCAAAGTCTGGAAAAATCTACTTGCACAGTGATATTAGGCTGCTGTTTTCCCGAAAATCAAGTGAAGTGGATGCTGGAATACCATACGAGTTGAAATCATTTACAGAAATGCCAAGAAATCCAAAATATTCACCACGAGTTTAG